A section of the Candidatus Paceibacterota bacterium genome encodes:
- a CDS encoding valine--tRNA ligase yields MPEIPKAYEPQAVEEKWYEFWLNHNWFAANPASAKPAYSIVIPPPNVTGMLHMGHVLNNTIQDILARKARMDGKEVLWLPGTDHAGIATQAVVEKTLRKQGVMKHRDDLGRDKFLEHVWAWKEKHGGIIIQQLKKLGCSCDWSRERFTMDSAYSRCVQKVFVELYKKGLIYRGTRMVNWDPAARTALSDEEVEMIEEKGHLWHLKYPLLDDQGQPEAREFLVVATTRPETMLGDEAVAVNPNDPRYQKIVGRKCLLPLQNKPIPVIADELVDPKFGTGCVKVTPAHDKADYEIGLRHKLPFTIVIGPDGKMTKTAGKDFDDMDRTKARQIVVEKLTEQGLLLKVEDYVHNVGYSQRSEVPIEPYLSEQWFLKYPSVEPATACVESADEAGRGVPTAPTGSAEARRPAEESGSHPRMRFHPDRWVKTYSYWMQNLRDWCISRQLWWGHRVPVWYRKSEGRGSSIEGAENIHCALEAPVDTENWEQDPDVLDTWFSSWLWPFATMGWPEQTDTLKKFYPTTDLVTGPDIIFFWVARMIMAGYEFMGDLPFRNVYFTGIIRDKLGRKMSKSLGNSPDPLKLIAKYGADALRFGTMRSAPLGQDVLFDEKDVELGRNFCNKLWNACRFRQMQGGEPQGEIDPRLLTSDDKWILLKLDQAIREITTAFAEYRFNEATQTLYRFFWSEYCDWYVEASKAVLSTQNAARTTDQDPHRANTLAVIDFILSHTLRLFHPFLPFITEELWQGMAYHEDMPEDQGGQTIMFAPWPKPLEEDFRSHYGLDSATLDFVNQKYDLVTQGRNLRREGNIPASKKVKFVFKPANQLSPRDAEVLKLLLNAEALELDAHHQPKQGTPTVHSDLGELYLPLEGLIDVVAEKTRLAKELEKSESEMAKVSQKLSNPNFTSKAPPKVLQEHQQRLTEWQTKRDRVRKALESL; encoded by the coding sequence ATGCCTGAAATCCCCAAGGCCTACGAACCGCAAGCAGTTGAGGAGAAGTGGTATGAATTCTGGCTGAACCACAACTGGTTCGCCGCCAACCCGGCGTCGGCCAAGCCGGCGTATTCGATCGTCATCCCGCCGCCAAATGTCACCGGCATGCTCCACATGGGGCATGTGCTCAACAACACCATCCAGGACATCCTCGCCCGCAAGGCCCGCATGGACGGCAAGGAAGTGCTGTGGCTGCCCGGCACCGACCACGCCGGCATTGCCACACAGGCGGTGGTGGAGAAAACCCTCCGCAAGCAGGGCGTGATGAAGCACCGCGATGACTTGGGTCGCGACAAGTTCCTGGAGCATGTCTGGGCGTGGAAGGAGAAGCACGGCGGCATCATCATTCAGCAACTCAAGAAGCTGGGTTGCTCGTGCGATTGGTCCCGCGAACGCTTCACCATGGACTCGGCTTACTCGCGCTGCGTGCAGAAAGTCTTCGTTGAGCTTTATAAGAAAGGACTCATCTATCGCGGCACCCGCATGGTCAATTGGGACCCTGCCGCCCGCACGGCTCTCTCCGACGAAGAAGTGGAGATGATCGAGGAGAAAGGCCACCTTTGGCACTTGAAATACCCGCTCCTCGACGACCAGGGCCAGCCCGAGGCCCGCGAATTCCTCGTCGTCGCCACCACCCGCCCCGAGACGATGCTTGGCGACGAAGCGGTGGCCGTTAACCCGAATGACCCGCGCTACCAGAAGATCGTCGGCCGCAAGTGCCTGCTTCCCTTACAGAACAAGCCCATCCCCGTTATTGCGGATGAGTTGGTAGACCCCAAATTCGGTACCGGCTGCGTTAAGGTGACGCCCGCCCATGACAAAGCGGACTACGAGATCGGCCTGCGGCACAAACTGCCATTTACGATCGTTATCGGCCCGGATGGCAAGATGACCAAGACGGCTGGCAAAGACTTCGACGACATGGACCGCACGAAAGCGCGCCAGATCGTTGTCGAGAAACTGACCGAGCAGGGCCTGCTGCTGAAGGTCGAGGATTACGTCCACAATGTTGGCTACAGCCAGCGCAGCGAGGTCCCCATCGAGCCTTACCTGAGCGAGCAGTGGTTCCTGAAGTATCCCAGCGTGGAGCCGGCGACCGCTTGCGTGGAATCCGCTGACGAGGCAGGGCGTGGTGTCCCCACCGCGCCGACGGGTAGTGCCGAGGCGCGGCGGCCCGCTGAGGAGAGCGGGAGCCACCCACGGATGCGCTTTCATCCCGACCGCTGGGTAAAAACCTACTCTTACTGGATGCAGAACCTCCGTGACTGGTGCATCAGCCGGCAGCTTTGGTGGGGACACCGCGTGCCGGTATGGTACAGGAAATCCGAAGGCCGAGGGTCGAGTATCGAAGGCGCGGAGAACATTCACTGCGCGTTAGAGGCACCAGTTGATACCGAGAACTGGGAGCAAGATCCTGACGTCCTCGACACCTGGTTCAGCTCCTGGCTCTGGCCCTTCGCCACGATGGGCTGGCCGGAGCAGACCGACACGTTGAAGAAGTTCTACCCCACCACCGACCTGGTCACGGGGCCGGACATCATCTTTTTCTGGGTGGCGCGGATGATCATGGCCGGTTACGAGTTCATGGGGGACCTACCCTTCCGCAACGTCTATTTCACCGGCATCATCCGTGACAAGCTGGGCCGCAAGATGAGCAAGAGCCTGGGCAACTCGCCCGACCCGCTGAAACTCATCGCCAAGTACGGTGCCGACGCGCTGCGCTTCGGCACCATGCGCAGCGCGCCGCTTGGCCAGGATGTGCTCTTCGACGAGAAGGACGTCGAGCTGGGCCGCAACTTCTGCAATAAGCTTTGGAACGCCTGCCGCTTCCGCCAAATGCAGGGCGGCGAGCCGCAAGGCGAAATTGACCCCCGCCTGCTGACCAGTGACGACAAGTGGATCCTGCTCAAGCTCGACCAGGCCATCCGGGAGATCACCACCGCCTTCGCGGAATACCGCTTTAATGAGGCAACGCAGACCCTCTACCGCTTCTTCTGGAGCGAATACTGCGACTGGTATGTGGAGGCCAGCAAAGCCGTCCTCTCCACGCAAAACGCGGCCCGCACCACGGACCAGGACCCCCACCGCGCCAACACCCTCGCAGTCATTGACTTCATCCTCTCCCACACCCTGCGCCTGTTCCATCCCTTCCTGCCGTTCATCACCGAAGAGCTGTGGCAGGGGATGGCTTACCACGAGGACATGCCGGAGGACCAGGGCGGCCAGACCATAATGTTCGCCCCGTGGCCCAAGCCGCTGGAAGAGGATTTCCGCAGCCACTACGGCTTGGACAGCGCCACCCTCGACTTCGTCAACCAAAAGTACGACCTGGTCACTCAGGGCCGCAACTTGCGCCGTGAAGGCAACATTCCCGCGAGCAAGAAGGTTAAGTTTGTATTCAAGCCCGCCAACCAGCTCTCGCCGCGCGACGCGGAAGTGCTGAAGCTGCTGCTCAATGCCGAGGCGTTGGAGCTCGACGCCCATCATCAGCCGAAGCAAGGCACGCCGACCGTCCACTCCGACCTTGGCGAGCTTTACCTGCCGCTCGAAGGGCTAATTGACGTGGTTGCCGAGAAGACCCGCTTGGCCAAGGAGCTGGAAAAGAGCGAGAGCGAAATGGCCAAGGTCAGCCAGAAACTCAGCAATCCGAACTTCACCTCCAAAGCGCCGCCCAAGGTGCTGCAGGAACACCAGCAGCGCCTGACGGAGTGGCAGACCAAGCGTGACCGAGTCCGGAAGGCGCTGGAGTCGTTGTAG